The genomic segment AGCCTTTTGTGTATCCTCATCTCAAAATGCTCCATTGAGGTCTTATCTATAAAGGGGGAGCGGATAACACACCATCGCTTTATCTTCGTTGGCAAGGGAATGGGACCAGCTACCTTGGCGCCGGTATCCCTTGCCGTCTCCACTATCCTCTTAGAGGACTCATCCACTAAGCGATGGTCATAACCTTTAAGTTTTATCCTAATCCTATCCCCTGGCATATTAGTCAAACACCTGCGTCACAACGCCAGCGCCTATCGTCTTTCCACCCTCCCTTATAGCGAAACGCAGCCCAGGCTCCAATGCCACCGGCTTCTGCAACACTACCCTCATATTCACATTGTCACCAGGCATCACCATCTCCACCCCCTCAGGGAGGGTTATCGTCCCCGTAACATCTGTCGTCCTGAAGTAAAACTGGGGCTTGTA from the bacterium genome contains:
- the tuf gene encoding elongation factor Tu (EF-Tu; promotes GTP-dependent binding of aminoacyl-tRNA to the A-site of ribosomes during protein biosynthesis; when the tRNA anticodon matches the mRNA codon, GTP hydrolysis results; the inactive EF-Tu-GDP leaves the ribosome and release of GDP is promoted by elongation factor Ts; many prokaryotes have two copies of the gene encoding EF-Tu); amino-acid sequence: YKPQFYFRTTDVTGTITLPEGVEMVMPGDNVNMRVVLQKPVALEPGLRFAIREGGKTIGAGVVTQVFD
- the rpsJ gene encoding 30S ribosomal protein S10, producing the protein MPGDRIRIKLKGYDHRLVDESSKRIVETARDTGAKVAGPIPLPTKIKRWCVIRSPFIDKTSMEHFEMRIHKRLIDIIEPSPKIVDALMQLELPSGVDIEITL